The Medicago truncatula cultivar Jemalong A17 chromosome 4, MtrunA17r5.0-ANR, whole genome shotgun sequence genome includes a region encoding these proteins:
- the LOC11434538 gene encoding 1-aminocyclopropane-1-carboxylate oxidase homolog 1 gives MEVKTSNLTHETDDSTYDRNAEVKAFDDSKLGVRGLMERGVTKIPRMFYSGEANIIENSINNSMLSVPIIDLKDIHIYPSRRVEVINQIRTACKEWGFFKVINHGIPINVLDETIDGIRRFHEQDPEVRKQFYNRDMEKKIVYLSTISLYRDKFANWRDSVGCFMTPNPPKYEELPEVFRDIIIEYSKKITTLGGTILELFSETLGLDLSYLKERNYLDGLFIQGHYYPPCPEPELTMGTSEHTDPSFMTIVLQEQLGGLQVLRDNQWFDVAPAHGGLVVNIGDLLQLVSNDNFSSVYHRVLSNHKGPRVSVAAFFGTSHDLDKASSKIYGPIKDLFSEENPPIYTDISLAEYMSHHLTKGLDGNSALQPFKL, from the exons ATGGAGGTCAAAACCTCAAATTTGACACATGAAACCGATGATTCCACATATGATAGAAATGCTGAAGTGAAAGCTTTTGATGATTCAAAACTTGGTGTTAGAGGTCTTATGGAGCGTGGGGTAACAAAGATCCCACGCATGTTTTATTCTGGAGAAGCGAACATCATTGAAAACTCAATCAATAATTCAATGTTGAGTGTTCCTATCATAGATCTCAAAGACATCCACATTTATCCTTCTCGTCGTGTTGAAGTAATTAACCAAATTCGAACTGCATGCAAGGAGTGGGGATTTTTTAAAGTGATTAATCATGGAATTCCCATTAATGTATTGGATGAAACAATTGATGGAATTCGTAGGTTTCATGAACAAGATCCCGAAGtaagaaaacaattttacaaccgtgatatggaaaagaaaattgtttatttatctACTATTAGCTTGTATCGAGACAAGTTTGCTAACTGGAGAGATAGCGTTGGATGTTTCATGACTCCCAATCCGCCCAAATACGAGGAACTTCCTGAAGTATTTAG AGACATTATAATTGAATATTCCAAGAAAATAACGACATTAGGGGGTACCATACTTGAGTTATTCTCAGAGACTCTTGGATTGGATCTATCTTACCTCAAAGAAAGGAATTACCTAGACGGACTTTTCATTCAAGGTCATTATTATCCACCATGTCCTGAACCTGAATTAACCATGGGTACGTCCGAACACACTGATCCTTCTTTCATGACAATAGTTCTACAAGAACAATTGGGTGGTCTTCAAGTTCTTAGAGATAATCAATGGTTTGATGTTGCTCCTGCGCACGGAGGTCTTGTTGTCAACATAGGAGATCTTCTACAG CTTgtatcaaatgacaatttcaGTAGTGTTTATCATCGTGTGTTATCAAATCATAAAGGCCCAAGAGTTTCTGTAGCTGCCTTCTTTGGAACTTCCCATGATCTAGATAAAGCTTCATCAAAGATTTATGGTCCTATTAAAGATTTGTTCTCAGAAGAGAACCCCCCAATCTATACAGATATTAGCTTAGCAGAATACATGTCACACCACTTGACAAAGGGGCTTGATGGGAACTCTGCATTGCAACCTTTTAAGTTGTAA
- the LOC11430453 gene encoding F-box/FBD/LRR-repeat protein At5g53840, whose protein sequence is MVRKFEFHPRYKVEVSMYGSWFPATIIRRVSSNKFFVKYDHLNVRPAVVGVHQLRPVPRTVRDWEVKIGDKVEAFGKQRWREGHVSEVIGSTGKLFSVRFNDWKEMIVSKEKLRVHRKWINHNWVPRITNQQLKNNSKEFCKELKRARRANKRNMISKLPDCILLHIMSFLKARDAVRTCILSKRWKDLCKRLPTLTYIPSSAQSFKNFSSWVRSSRDHSCSLLNLTIENYYINGSESDLYTLLQYVLSHNLQHLNIMINPSITPKYEFLPLIFGSHSLTFLELSLVNGYAKCPKSLHLPALRTLHLKCFNFVTTHYHCADPFSNCHVLNTLQLKYCSLIDDAQILCISNQTLSNLTISYVLADQFSLSTPNLSFFTISECAIFRQLLSSTCNLSFLQQVNIDYFSGGDGKASIFLKWLQVLANVEILKVDNGVIQEILREWRSNPISKKAQPPCFSRLKSFIVHRSLNASVPVRQVDIFEVADYLLQNTTPMPSVEIIRGNLYILRPGRFPCRLPMMKLVQCSYGTNTTITGFL, encoded by the exons ATGGTTCGAAAGTTCGAATTCCACCCGCGCTACAAGGTTGAAGTGAGCATGTACGGTTCATGGTTCCCTGCCACCATCATCAGACGTGTCTCCTCCAACAAATTCTTTGTCAAGTACGATCACTTAAACGTGAGACCAGCGGTTGTCGGAGTTCACCAGCTCCGACCAGTGCCCCGGACGGTGAGGGATTGGGAAGTAAAGATTGGCGACAAGGTGGAGGCATTTGGGAAACAACGGTGGCGGGAGGGCCACGTAAGTGAAGTTATTGGGAGTACTGGAAAGTTGTTTAGCGTGCGTTTTAATGACTGGAAGGAGATGATCGTTTCAAAGGAGAAGCTTAGGGTTCATCGTAAATGGATTAATCACAATTGGGTTCCCCGAATCACAAACCAACAACTCAAAAACAACAGTAAg GAATTTTGTAAGGAATTGAAGAGAGCGAGGCGagcaaataaaagaaatatgatCAGTAAGTTACCTGACTGCATACTGCTCCACATAATGAGTTTTTTGAAAGCTCGAGACGCTGTTCGAACTTGCATCTTGTCTAAACGATGGAAGGATCTTTGCAAACGTCTCCCTACTCTCACATATATTCCATCTTCTGCCCAAAGTTTTAAGAACTTTAGCTCTTGGGTTCGGTCTAGTAGAGATCACTCATGTTCCCTACTTAATCTTACtattgaaaattattatataaatggAAGTGAATCAGACCTATATACCCTCCTACAATATGTTCTTTCTCACAATCTTCAGCACTTGAATATTATGATAAATCCAAGCATTACTCCCAAATATGAGTTCCTCCCTTTAATCTTTGGCTCTCACTCTTTGACATTTCTTGAGCTTTCTTTAGTTAACGGGTATGCGAAGTGTCCAAAATCTCTTCACCTGCCTGCATTAAGAACCTTGCATCTTAAATGCTTCAACTTTGTTACAACTCACTATCACTGTGCTGACCCCTTTTCAAACTGTCATGTGTTGAACACTTTGCAGCTCAAGTATTGTTCTTTGATTGATGATGCACAAATCCTCTGCATATCTAATCAGACATTATCCAATTTGACTATATCCTACGTATTAGCTGACCAATTTTCGCTTTCTACTCCAAATCTTAGTTTTTTTACTATCTCGGAGTGTGCTATTTTTCGGCAACTCTTATCCTCCACATgtaatctttcttttcttcaacaaGTAAATATTGATTACTTCTCCGGTGGTGACGGGAAAGCTTCAATCTTCTTAAAATGGCTGCAAGTGCTTGCCAATGTCGAGATTTTGAAAGTTGATAATGGTGTCATTCAAGAAATACTACGT GAGTGGCGTTCTAATCCCATTTCAAAGAAAGCTCAACCTCCATGCTTTTCTAGACTGAAGTCGTTCATAGTGCACAGGTCTTTAAATGCCAGTGTTCCAGTACGTCAGGTGGATATATTCGAAGTAGCGGATTACTTGCTTCAAAACACTACTCCAATGCCAAGCGTTGAAATCATAAGAGGAAATCTTTACATCCTTAGACCTGGTCGTTTTCCCTGCAGATTACCAATGATGAAATTAGTGCAGTGTTCTTATGGTACAAATACAACAATAACTGGTTTTCTTTAA
- the LOC11430454 gene encoding F-box/FBD/LRR-repeat protein At4g26340, translating to MVNALLCGCPNIEALDLKFLTNSLDNVFLPPTLKRLKIEIESDEVGPLLEINAPDLEYINIYQYRFSDVLNMKNLHNVVEASLYFVPLSYDFVDPLLKLLNNLSRTKHLVLRVSTTKWLLGEPRDLLFQDFCYLLHLDIILPWFDSNSLLSLLHKCPILQVLKIQNYKEQSPILGWAPQPSAPNCLVSYLTFIQFKKFQGFSDEITFIEHVLQKGLVLKTVIIADISLDQGKKYDILKRLSNVPRASEMCRLTFD from the exons ATGGTGAATGCACTTCTATGTGGCTGCCCAAACATCGAAGCTCTAGATCTTAAATTTCTAACCAATAGCTTGGACAATGTTTTCCTTCCACCTACCTTGAAAAGGCTGAAAATTGAAATAGAGAGTGATGAGGTCGGTCCTTTGCTTGAAATAAACGCGCCAGATCTTGAGTACATCAACATTTACCAATACAGATTCAGCGATGTATTAAACATGAAAAACTTGCACAATGTTGTAGAAGCAAGTCTTTATTTCGTGCCTTTGTCGTATGATTTCGTCGACCCATTACTCAAGCTCCTCAACAATCTCTCCAGGACAAAACATCTAGTTTTGAGAGTTTCAACAACCAAG TGGCTGCTTGGTGAACCCCGTGATCTactttttcaagatttttgcTATCTGCTTCATTTAGATATCATTCTTCCCTGGTTTGACTCCAATTCTCTTCTCAGCTTGCTTCACAAATGTCCTATTCTTCAGGttcttaaaattcaaaattataag GAACAGTCACCAATTTTAGGATGGGCTCCACAGCCAAGTGCTCCTAATTGTCTCGTATCCTACCTTAcctttattcaatttaaaaaatttcaaggaTTTTCAGATGAGATAACATTTATTGAGCATGTTTTGCAAAAAGGACTTGTTTTAAAGACAGTGATTATTGCTGATATTTCTCTGGACCAAGGTAAGAAGTACGACATTCTAAAAAGATTATCGAATGTGCCAAGAGCCTCAGAAATGTGTCGTCTTACATTTGACTGA
- the LOC11419946 gene encoding F-box/LRR-repeat protein At3g58930: protein MVESNSKRQKASEENDDRISSLPDDVLNHILSYLPIKTTVATGRLSRQWQHLWKHLHVLDFNEYDDYHRSDNRKEQLRRFVVLVNNVLHRNRHGIRKMRLTCAHSLVDDDNFRSHTVDTWVRSVIGPQLEELELDLDLFSDDFDEPLDGPDFDEPLDGTDFKLPLSLFTCPNLVSLRHVLLFFIASFSFLNVKCHCGKIESYTCTSHL from the coding sequence ATGGTAGAGTCCAACTCAAAACGACAGAAAGCATCGGAAGAGAATGATGACAGGATCAGTAGTTTACCAGACGATGTCCTCAACCACATCCTGTCATACCTTCCGATCAAAACTACTGTTGCCACCGGCCGTCTATCTCGCCAGTGGCAACACCTTTGGAAACATCTCCATGTGCTAGATTTCAATGAATATGATGACTACCACCGCTCTGATAACCGTAAAGAACAACTCAGAAGGTTCGTTGTGTTGGTGAACAACGTGCTCCATCGTAATCGCCATGGCATTCGGAAAATGCGTCTTACCTGTGCTCACTCCCTTGTCGATGACGACAATTTCCGTTCCCATACAGTTGACACTTGGGTTCGTTCTGTCATTGGGCCTCAACTCGAGGAACTCGAACTCGACCTCGATCTCTTTTCTGACGACTTCGATGAACCCCTTGATGGACCCGACTTCGATGAACCCcttgatggaaccgacttcaaGCTTCCTCTGAGCCTCTTCACTTGCCCTAACCTCGTTTCACTCAGGCACGtgcttctattttttattgctagtttttcttttttaaatgtcAAATGCCATTGTGGGAAAATTGAATCTTATACCTGTACGTCACACTTATAA